From one Gemmatimonadota bacterium genomic stretch:
- a CDS encoding DNA recombination/repair protein RecA yields MPPTTVELSDEKRKALSVAIAQIERAYGKGSIMRMGADGARMQIEAIPTGAMNLDAAIGVGGIPRGRITEIYGPESSGKTTLCLHVIANVQKQGGVAAFVDAEHALDIDYSRKLGVDVDNMLVSQPDTGEQALEIAEVLIRSSAVDVVVIDSVAALVPRAEIEGEMGDTHVGLHARLMRQALRKLTGAVNRSRTSV; encoded by the coding sequence ATGCCACCCACCACCGTCGAGCTGAGCGACGAGAAGCGCAAGGCGCTGAGCGTGGCCATTGCACAGATCGAGCGCGCCTACGGCAAGGGTTCCATCATGCGCATGGGCGCGGACGGCGCGCGCATGCAGATCGAGGCGATTCCCACGGGCGCCATGAACCTGGACGCCGCCATTGGCGTGGGCGGCATTCCCCGCGGCCGCATCACCGAGATCTACGGCCCCGAGTCCAGCGGCAAGACCACGCTCTGCCTGCACGTGATCGCCAACGTGCAGAAACAGGGCGGCGTGGCCGCCTTCGTCGATGCCGAGCACGCGCTGGACATCGACTACTCGCGCAAGCTGGGCGTGGACGTGGACAACATGCTGGTCAGCCAGCCGGATACGGGGGAGCAGGCGCTCGAGATCGCCGAGGTCCTGATCCGGAGCAGTGCCGTGGACGTGGTGGTGATTGACTCGGTGGCCGCGCTGGTGCCGCGCGCCGAGATCGAGGGCGAGATGGGCGACACACATGTCGGCCTGCATGCCCGCCTCATGCGTCAGGCGCTGCGCAAGCTGACGGGAGCGGTCAACCGCTCGCGGACCTCCGTAA